A window of Cohnella herbarum contains these coding sequences:
- a CDS encoding serine hydrolase domain-containing protein, which translates to MSKIPPQLTLNLNYLSQQVPKSKIDYCEVFLRDRIVFAHARNSHSADKLHKINSITKSVLSLLIGIAIERGEIPSIDTSIADYFPKARGTPKEKVTIENLLTMTPGWDWPEMGDWGGLPNPMITSPNWVDFILSRPMLHSPGTRMYYDSGSSHLLSAILQKATGMTSAEYAETFLFKPLGIEQYRWYSDAKGIIIGGFGLELRAPDLMKIGQLSLGNGRWHSEQVVPELWIVESTKPRFHTYDHIGSYGYHWWSMSDENREPLTPVVYFAMGYGGQYIFVVPEHEIIVTFASTLYKQTFLPYRLFKQVLGIYTN; encoded by the coding sequence ATGTCCAAAATACCGCCCCAACTCACTTTGAATCTCAACTATTTATCGCAACAAGTACCCAAATCGAAGATCGACTACTGCGAAGTTTTCCTGCGAGATCGAATCGTTTTTGCCCATGCGCGTAATTCCCACTCGGCGGATAAACTGCATAAGATCAACTCGATTACCAAAAGCGTCCTCTCCCTGCTTATCGGAATCGCGATCGAACGCGGAGAAATTCCGAGCATCGATACGTCCATCGCCGATTATTTCCCCAAAGCCCGAGGCACGCCGAAGGAAAAAGTCACGATCGAGAATTTGCTCACGATGACGCCGGGATGGGATTGGCCGGAGATGGGAGACTGGGGCGGGCTGCCGAATCCGATGATTACGAGTCCGAATTGGGTTGACTTTATATTGTCTCGGCCGATGCTCCATTCCCCCGGCACGCGGATGTACTACGATTCGGGAAGCTCGCACCTCTTAAGCGCAATCTTGCAGAAAGCTACGGGGATGACAAGCGCGGAATACGCGGAAACTTTTCTGTTCAAGCCGCTCGGAATCGAGCAATACCGTTGGTACTCCGATGCCAAAGGCATCATAATCGGCGGATTCGGTCTGGAGCTGAGAGCTCCGGATTTGATGAAAATCGGACAGCTGTCGTTAGGTAACGGCCGATGGCATAGCGAACAAGTCGTTCCCGAGCTTTGGATTGTAGAGAGCACGAAGCCGCGTTTTCATACTTATGATCATATCGGGTCTTATGGCTATCATTGGTGGAGCATGTCCGACGAAAACCGAGAGCCGTTGACTCCCGTTGTTTACTTTGCCATGGGGTATGGCGGCCAGTATATTTTCGTCGTTCCCGAGCACGAGATTATCGTTACTTTCGCGAGTACGTTATACAAGCAAACCTTTCTTCCCTATCGGCTGTTCAAGCAAGTTTTGGGAATATATACTAACTAA
- a CDS encoding YbjQ family protein, producing the protein MLVTTTPNVEGYRITSYYGLVNGETIMGANIFRDFLASITDVVGGRSGTYENKLKEARDIAIGEMTNQAKSLGANAVVGVDIDYEVIRDGMLMVAVSGTAVRVES; encoded by the coding sequence ATGCTCGTTACGACAACGCCCAACGTGGAAGGTTATCGCATTACTTCCTATTATGGATTGGTTAACGGAGAAACGATTATGGGGGCGAATATTTTCCGGGATTTCCTCGCTTCCATTACCGATGTCGTCGGAGGACGCTCGGGTACATACGAGAATAAACTGAAGGAAGCGCGGGATATCGCGATCGGCGAAATGACCAATCAAGCCAAGAGCTTAGGCGCGAACGCGGTTGTCGGCGTAGACATCGATTACGAGGTCATTCGGGATGGTATGCTGATGGTTGCGGTCAGCGGTACGGCCGTTCGCGTCGAGTCTTAA
- a CDS encoding ADP-heptose synthase, which translates to MSRRFVIEAVMIAIYGQLLLPKRPVEYRLPYTSVMELYDMKDSPEPVMPEADDDAYVKSKIGEMISFFEDPFNKKKIERALMAPWRESPPLPINDHVSLVIVNAAENMQYGELFDPIETEILLMSLRLQSPVLTDQIEFQDKVVQNAIPVQLFDIDDFEFAVEEGMETTGEFTE; encoded by the coding sequence ATGAGTCGGCGTTTTGTTATCGAAGCGGTTATGATCGCGATCTACGGGCAGTTGCTTCTGCCTAAGCGTCCAGTCGAATATAGATTACCCTATACTTCGGTCATGGAGCTTTACGATATGAAAGACAGTCCCGAACCGGTCATGCCGGAAGCGGACGACGATGCGTACGTGAAATCTAAGATCGGCGAAATGATTAGCTTTTTCGAAGATCCGTTTAATAAAAAGAAGATAGAGCGCGCGCTTATGGCTCCATGGAGAGAAAGTCCGCCTCTGCCTATCAATGATCACGTCTCGCTAGTCATCGTGAACGCGGCGGAGAATATGCAATACGGAGAACTGTTCGATCCGATCGAAACGGAAATCTTACTTATGTCGCTTCGCTTGCAAAGTCCGGTGCTCACCGATCAAATCGAATTTCAGGATAAAGTCGTGCAGAACGCGATTCCCGTACAACTGTTCGACATTGACGATTTCGAATTCGCCGTCGAAGAAGGAATGGAAACGACGGGAGAATTCACAGAATAA
- a CDS encoding aldo/keto reductase: MKYRWLGKTGLKVSVVGVGTWQFGGEWGRTYSQREADGILNRAQELGINLIDTAECYGDHLSESLIGESISRNRGEWILATKFGHHFHRNFERTDEFDSREVVNQLEQSLRALKTDYVDLYQFHSGPDASFDRSELWETLNKQVQAGKIRHLGISIGSNENIHQTSQANNVNAKVIQVVYNRLDRKPETEVFPSCIEQNLGVLARVPLASGLLSGKYKPGATFATDDVRSRRDAAQLEQQMLEVQAIGRDEVPQGTDMAAWALAWCLNHPAVTCVIPGCKDIAQVEANAAAVELVETGHPQDAE, encoded by the coding sequence ATGAAATATCGATGGCTGGGAAAAACAGGCTTGAAGGTATCCGTCGTAGGCGTAGGAACTTGGCAATTCGGCGGCGAATGGGGAAGAACTTATTCGCAACGGGAAGCGGATGGCATATTAAACCGAGCTCAGGAGCTAGGAATTAACCTCATCGATACCGCGGAATGTTATGGCGATCACTTGTCCGAATCGCTTATCGGCGAATCCATTAGCCGGAACCGCGGTGAATGGATACTGGCTACGAAGTTCGGCCACCATTTCCATCGAAACTTCGAACGAACGGACGAATTCGATTCGCGGGAAGTCGTTAATCAGCTTGAGCAGTCTCTTCGAGCGCTGAAGACCGACTATGTGGATCTATATCAATTCCATTCCGGTCCTGACGCTTCCTTCGATCGGAGCGAGCTGTGGGAAACGCTGAACAAGCAAGTCCAAGCCGGCAAAATCCGTCATCTGGGTATCTCGATCGGTTCTAACGAGAATATTCATCAAACGTCGCAAGCGAATAACGTGAACGCGAAAGTTATACAAGTCGTATACAATCGTCTGGATCGCAAACCGGAGACGGAAGTGTTCCCTTCCTGCATTGAGCAGAATCTGGGCGTATTGGCCCGCGTTCCGCTTGCCAGCGGTTTATTAAGCGGAAAGTATAAGCCGGGGGCAACGTTCGCTACCGATGACGTCAGATCGCGACGGGATGCCGCTCAACTCGAGCAGCAGATGCTAGAAGTGCAAGCGATCGGACGGGATGAGGTTCCACAGGGCACGGATATGGCCGCGTGGGCGCTCGCTTGGTGTCTGAATCATCCGGCCGTTACCTGCGTAATACCAGGCTGCAAGGATATCGCGCAAGTGGAAGCGAATGCAGCCGCGGTCGAACTCGTAGAAACGGGACATCCGCAAGACGCGGAGTAA
- a CDS encoding spore germination protein, which translates to MNMNKFFRKTFYYGNDKSSHGNEKEKADLALDDLDHSKLFELFCDAEDVNIHSYFKENDSEYPNPLLIYCDGMIDSKQLNDFLYMQLRKLLTIPPSDDTKRLSDIPFETQNMHRIVEPHAVENLVQQVFSGNLVLFFEETRDLYAIQMASPPQRAPSESNTEISVKGPRDGFTESIDTNVALIRKRLKTTTLGIEYFQLGSRSKTSIALLYMTDITNQDLLNEARTRLQKIEVDGVLSSQLLEEGLSDASYSLFPLIEYIGRPDYITDSLLRGRFAIIVDGSPMVLIGPTNLLSLVKSPEDIHLPFYYVTLERLLRLIGLSVALFLPGFYVAITSFNLDQIPFPLLATIVIARLGLPLSGPVDLFLMIGLFELFREAGMRLPKAVGQTVAVVGGLIVGEAAISAGITGPTTLVVSATTAVATFTLVNQSLSGSVTVIRFGVLALSCMFGMLGFFLSVFLLVVYLSSLTSFGVPFMSPLSPIRFRDVVHSIVSLPSKMYKKRPATYSPDDSTQQGDNS; encoded by the coding sequence ATGAATATGAATAAATTTTTTCGTAAAACGTTTTATTACGGCAATGACAAATCCAGCCATGGGAATGAAAAAGAAAAGGCCGATCTCGCATTAGACGACTTGGATCATTCGAAGCTGTTCGAATTGTTCTGCGATGCGGAAGATGTCAACATCCATTCCTATTTCAAGGAGAACGATTCGGAGTATCCGAATCCTCTGTTGATATACTGCGATGGCATGATCGATTCCAAACAGCTTAACGATTTTCTGTACATGCAGTTAAGGAAGCTGCTTACAATTCCGCCTTCGGACGACACTAAGCGTTTATCGGACATCCCGTTCGAAACTCAGAATATGCATCGCATCGTGGAGCCGCATGCCGTTGAAAACCTTGTACAGCAAGTGTTCTCGGGTAATTTGGTGTTATTCTTCGAAGAAACGCGCGATCTGTACGCGATTCAGATGGCAAGTCCGCCTCAACGCGCGCCAAGCGAATCCAATACGGAAATTTCCGTTAAAGGCCCTCGGGACGGATTTACGGAATCGATCGATACGAATGTCGCGCTTATTCGCAAGCGTCTTAAGACGACTACTTTAGGCATTGAATATTTCCAATTGGGAAGTCGAAGCAAGACGTCGATCGCGCTCCTATACATGACCGATATTACGAACCAAGACTTGCTCAACGAAGCGAGAACCCGATTGCAGAAAATAGAAGTAGACGGCGTCCTCTCCAGCCAGCTGCTCGAAGAAGGATTATCCGATGCCTCCTATTCCCTGTTTCCGCTGATCGAGTATATCGGAAGACCCGATTATATTACCGACAGCTTGCTTAGGGGACGTTTCGCGATTATCGTAGACGGCTCGCCCATGGTTCTGATCGGACCTACGAATTTATTATCGCTGGTCAAATCCCCGGAGGACATTCACCTTCCGTTTTATTACGTCACATTGGAAAGACTCTTAAGATTAATCGGTTTGTCCGTCGCCTTGTTCTTGCCCGGCTTTTATGTAGCGATTACCTCCTTCAACTTGGATCAGATCCCTTTTCCGCTACTTGCCACGATCGTTATAGCCAGGCTCGGCCTTCCGTTATCGGGACCGGTCGATCTGTTTCTCATGATCGGGTTGTTCGAGCTATTCCGCGAAGCGGGCATGCGTCTTCCCAAAGCGGTCGGCCAAACCGTTGCCGTCGTCGGAGGTTTGATCGTCGGCGAAGCCGCGATATCCGCCGGAATTACCGGACCGACGACGCTTGTCGTCTCCGCGACGACAGCGGTTGCGACTTTTACGCTTGTGAATCAGTCGCTGAGCGGTTCGGTAACGGTCATTCGATTCGGCGTGCTCGCATTAAGCTGCATGTTCGGGATGTTGGGCTTTTTCCTTTCCGTGTTTTTGCTGGTCGTCTATTTATCGTCGCTCACCTCGTTCGGAGTTCCGTTTATGTCGCCTCTATCGCCGATACGGTTCAGGGATGTCGTCCATTCGATCGTGTCGTTGCCTTCGAAGATGTACAAGAAAAGACCGGCTACGTATTCTCCCGACGACTCTACCCAGCAGGGAGATAACTCTTGA
- a CDS encoding CobW family GTP-binding protein has protein sequence MMDRVIPVYVLTGFLGSGKTTLLNRILDDAKSRGLKPAILLNEVGDVNVEGQLIEKDIPMSELLGGCICCTSRGDLGLELVQLAQENRPDVIWIESTGVAQPLEIMDGVTEASLYAKLELKNVITVVDGRHLLDKLRIGSGKTFKLMKEQIRAANVLVLNKTDLVHSDDLEELRNALEDWNPHAVIVQTTRSEVAPEVLYADHGAIDLNTDADSVHHEHCEDEHCDLDHDYSHDHDHTRHVHDHASPHDHVNVVTYFFKGGVDSVRFEAFLKQLPDNVYRAKGIVAFQDTASLFLFQYAYREVDFLRITPQKAVNNVAVFIGEGFSQSDLVAQLERLDTLIAP, from the coding sequence ATGATGGACAGAGTCATCCCGGTCTATGTGTTAACCGGATTTCTGGGAAGCGGCAAGACGACGCTGTTAAATCGAATATTGGACGATGCCAAAAGTCGGGGTTTGAAGCCGGCCATACTGCTGAACGAGGTTGGAGACGTGAACGTGGAAGGTCAACTTATAGAGAAAGACATTCCAATGTCCGAACTGCTCGGTGGCTGCATCTGCTGCACGAGCCGCGGGGATTTAGGGCTTGAACTCGTGCAGTTGGCGCAGGAAAACCGTCCGGACGTCATCTGGATCGAGTCCACGGGCGTAGCCCAGCCGCTCGAGATCATGGATGGCGTTACGGAGGCTTCCTTGTACGCCAAATTGGAGCTAAAGAATGTCATCACCGTCGTGGATGGTCGCCATTTGCTCGATAAGCTTCGTATCGGATCGGGAAAAACCTTCAAACTGATGAAGGAGCAAATTCGCGCGGCGAACGTGCTCGTTCTTAACAAAACCGATTTGGTGCATTCGGACGATCTCGAAGAGCTAAGAAACGCGCTTGAAGATTGGAACCCGCATGCGGTTATCGTCCAGACGACGAGAAGCGAAGTCGCTCCCGAAGTGTTATATGCCGATCACGGAGCGATCGATTTGAATACGGACGCCGACTCCGTCCACCATGAACATTGCGAAGATGAGCACTGCGACCTTGATCACGATTATTCTCACGATCACGATCATACTCGTCATGTTCACGATCATGCGTCGCCGCATGACCACGTGAACGTCGTGACCTACTTTTTCAAAGGAGGCGTGGATAGCGTACGGTTCGAAGCCTTCTTGAAGCAACTTCCCGATAACGTTTATCGCGCCAAAGGCATTGTCGCCTTTCAGGATACGGCTAGTCTCTTCTTGTTCCAATATGCGTATCGAGAAGTTGATTTTCTTCGTATCACTCCTCAGAAAGCCGTGAATAACGTAGCCGTGTTCATCGGAGAAGGTTTCTCCCAATCCGATCTCGTTGCGCAGCTTGAGCGTCTCGATACCTTGATCGCACCTTGA
- a CDS encoding imm11 family protein translates to MKIWQLTADDESKKLTYDKKKAKELGHPIRTEFNGSPIKESWMPIKFITLKNGKYVDFPNFRDGVPVCTRETFVKIGYEIGYQAEFLPVAHEELDLLLVNVTNIIDCVNSDKSTAKRLSTGAFICYLNHVFLPEKIPNDTLIFKLPETSETDVYVTDLFVNLVKKHKLKGCRFIELWDSEQTDEMETEKQITSQFTLEQIEKDKGTEFSYEVAVTKVLSGIAVASGKWKMQLDSKGRFWLGQLGEDAQYHWLMPVYMPPILLEYDWHEVGKSTI, encoded by the coding sequence ATGAAAATTTGGCAGTTAACTGCGGATGATGAAAGTAAAAAGCTAACATACGATAAGAAAAAAGCCAAGGAACTAGGGCACCCAATAAGGACTGAGTTTAATGGAAGTCCCATTAAGGAAAGTTGGATGCCTATTAAATTTATTACTTTGAAGAACGGGAAATATGTAGATTTTCCTAATTTCAGGGATGGTGTTCCGGTATGCACAAGAGAGACTTTTGTGAAGATTGGCTACGAAATTGGTTATCAAGCTGAATTCTTACCTGTAGCGCATGAAGAACTTGATCTGTTGCTGGTTAATGTTACTAATATTATTGATTGCGTGAACTCAGACAAGTCTACTGCAAAAAGACTCTCAACTGGCGCTTTTATTTGTTACTTAAATCATGTGTTTTTACCAGAAAAGATTCCCAATGACACTTTAATATTTAAACTACCGGAAACTAGTGAAACAGATGTTTATGTTACTGACTTATTCGTAAATCTAGTGAAGAAGCATAAACTCAAAGGTTGTCGGTTTATAGAACTCTGGGACTCCGAACAAACCGATGAAATGGAAACGGAGAAGCAAATAACTTCTCAATTTACATTGGAACAAATCGAAAAAGACAAAGGCACTGAATTTTCATATGAAGTAGCAGTGACAAAAGTCCTAAGTGGCATCGCTGTAGCCAGTGGTAAATGGAAAATGCAGTTAGATTCGAAAGGCAGATTCTGGTTAGGTCAGCTTGGGGAAGATGCTCAATATCATTGGCTGATGCCCGTGTATATGCCTCCTATTCTTCTCGAGTACGATTGGCACGAAGTAGGTAAGTCAACAATTTAA
- a CDS encoding Ger(x)C family spore germination protein encodes MRRLKLILPFLGLSLLLTACWDIKSLQDVNYFTGIGIDYSDNTYKVYVQQLDFASVAKSEGGGKSDKPATVWIGSAEGKSISQAIVELYQTTQQTVFWGHLNAIVLSESTLKHGELLGVIDSLIRYPEIRYTPWVYGTKADISDLFTTKPFFNLSPINSILHSPETNYNQRPIIAPMRLSQFIREMREPGQTALLPSLNVSDKTWKRNEKPDPKLEIDGIFAIRNVGYTSWVNDKELLGIRWLVNKSQGSRITLNQGDQTIAELKLAKPKSKVRVDMVNGAPVFKVGIKVSAAIIELWEMRSEADLEQLAGQLIAEQVRTALRVGINKKVDLLNLEHDFYRKKYNDWNKLTSAGKSPLLPINLGEVKVSVKIVQSGMYKFKRKMTPY; translated from the coding sequence ATGAGGCGCTTAAAGTTGATCTTGCCGTTCCTTGGCTTGAGCCTGCTGCTCACCGCCTGTTGGGATATTAAGTCGTTGCAGGACGTCAACTACTTCACGGGCATCGGCATCGATTATTCGGACAATACATATAAAGTCTACGTCCAACAGCTCGATTTCGCCAGCGTTGCCAAATCCGAAGGCGGCGGCAAGAGCGATAAACCGGCAACGGTATGGATCGGCAGCGCCGAAGGAAAATCGATCTCTCAAGCGATCGTCGAGTTATACCAGACGACGCAGCAAACCGTATTCTGGGGACACTTGAATGCCATCGTGCTCTCCGAGAGCACATTAAAACATGGTGAGCTTCTTGGCGTTATCGATTCCTTGATCAGATATCCGGAAATCCGTTACACGCCTTGGGTGTACGGAACGAAGGCCGATATTAGCGATCTGTTCACGACGAAGCCTTTTTTTAACTTGTCGCCGATCAACTCCATCCTGCATTCTCCGGAAACGAATTATAACCAACGGCCGATTATCGCTCCCATGAGATTATCCCAATTTATTAGGGAAATGAGGGAACCGGGACAAACGGCTCTCCTCCCCTCGCTGAACGTTTCCGATAAGACATGGAAACGAAACGAAAAGCCGGATCCCAAACTGGAGATTGACGGGATCTTTGCCATTCGTAATGTTGGTTACACTTCTTGGGTAAATGACAAGGAACTGCTCGGCATCAGATGGCTCGTAAACAAGTCGCAAGGTTCACGAATTACCCTTAATCAGGGCGATCAAACGATTGCCGAGCTTAAGCTTGCTAAACCCAAATCCAAAGTGCGGGTCGACATGGTCAACGGAGCGCCCGTATTTAAAGTCGGTATCAAGGTAAGCGCAGCGATCATCGAACTATGGGAGATGAGGAGCGAGGCAGATTTGGAACAACTTGCCGGACAACTTATCGCCGAACAAGTGCGAACGGCTCTTCGGGTAGGGATAAACAAGAAGGTCGATCTCTTGAACTTAGAACATGACTTTTACAGAAAAAAATACAACGATTGGAACAAACTAACCTCGGCAGGCAAATCTCCTCTCCTACCGATTAACCTAGGAGAAGTGAAAGTGTCCGTTAAGATCGTTCAATCCGGCATGTATAAATTCAAGAGAAAAATGACTCCTTACTAA
- a CDS encoding tetratricopeptide repeat protein — MVSSFARWMALRLHKQQKLTQSLRWYEKWGVEKMTIDERVNYAGLLHDNGHSDKALKVLTSLLKKQEHPPAYERRAHIYNEMGKEDEAISDLNAAIKLDSEPYIYWYTRAIAHYDRGEYKEAVRDFKEALGRREDSKASTYYELGNVYMKLGSFEDAENCYRQAASVPSNAIPHYYYRQAQALEQMNRVEEAQTALSEAVKLQEQWQKLNDRGAAILKERTNYSLAAVASFIKGAQDEYGFRLFESRLHEIKGELTQALNSIDVALQSFPGAAELQLRKGNLLRQLERYEEASDLLHRLKDNNPLWLPAYLELSAAHRAQGLYEEMIQVLKSAKSHFAENTVVRYWLADALREAGHYEEARSENAELTDMEPDDPLNWKQRAEIAIDANNFQEADEAYTRALQLEETADFYMRRSFSRYMDDRYEEAMMDIQSAIKLDENLLKESKTAYALGELYVGMGNWDLAEVEYSRALAQELDNPQIYDRRARCRMAADRLTDALEDCNRGLSLDPNNARLTWLRGLIQYRLDDHEAALIDSLTYAKLLPDDSQGHFNLGLIYNHLDRHDDAIDSFTKVIELNPFEAQAYLQRASIWYHHSFDRLRATDDLAQWLLYAGGEKSQGDRFALLNELRGFDDEMRERAKEQFLLIYGNSRYLS, encoded by the coding sequence TTGGTTAGTTCCTTTGCCCGTTGGATGGCGCTAAGACTTCATAAACAACAGAAGCTGACTCAGTCTCTCCGTTGGTACGAAAAATGGGGCGTCGAGAAGATGACGATCGACGAACGCGTGAACTATGCGGGACTGTTGCACGATAACGGTCATTCCGATAAAGCTCTCAAAGTGTTGACGTCGTTGCTAAAGAAACAAGAACATCCGCCGGCGTACGAACGTCGCGCGCATATCTATAACGAGATGGGTAAAGAGGATGAAGCGATCTCGGATTTGAACGCGGCGATCAAGCTCGACTCGGAGCCGTATATTTATTGGTACACTAGGGCGATTGCCCATTATGACAGGGGAGAATATAAGGAAGCGGTTCGCGATTTCAAAGAGGCTCTTGGAAGAAGGGAAGACTCGAAAGCGTCCACCTATTATGAGCTAGGTAATGTATACATGAAGCTAGGCAGCTTCGAGGATGCTGAAAACTGTTATAGACAGGCGGCTTCCGTACCTTCGAATGCGATACCGCACTATTATTACAGGCAAGCCCAGGCGCTGGAGCAAATGAATCGGGTGGAAGAAGCGCAAACCGCTCTTTCCGAAGCCGTCAAGCTGCAAGAACAATGGCAGAAGCTGAATGATCGCGGTGCGGCTATTCTGAAAGAAAGAACCAATTATTCTCTTGCTGCGGTAGCGAGCTTCATTAAGGGCGCGCAGGATGAATACGGCTTCCGGTTGTTCGAATCCAGATTGCACGAGATTAAAGGCGAGTTAACCCAAGCGTTGAATTCAATCGATGTTGCTCTGCAGTCGTTCCCGGGAGCAGCGGAGCTTCAATTACGTAAAGGCAATCTGCTCAGGCAGCTTGAACGTTACGAAGAAGCTTCGGATTTGCTCCATCGACTGAAGGACAATAATCCGTTATGGTTGCCCGCCTATCTGGAACTGAGCGCCGCGCATCGCGCGCAAGGATTGTATGAGGAAATGATACAAGTACTTAAATCGGCCAAAAGCCATTTCGCGGAAAATACGGTTGTCCGATACTGGCTTGCGGATGCCTTGCGCGAAGCGGGACACTACGAGGAAGCGCGTTCGGAAAACGCGGAGTTAACCGATATGGAGCCGGATGATCCGCTCAACTGGAAGCAACGGGCGGAAATCGCGATCGACGCCAATAACTTTCAAGAGGCGGACGAGGCTTACACGAGAGCGTTGCAGCTTGAGGAAACGGCGGATTTCTATATGCGTCGCAGCTTCTCAAGATATATGGACGATCGCTATGAAGAGGCGATGATGGACATTCAATCCGCCATTAAGCTGGACGAAAACCTGCTGAAGGAAAGCAAGACGGCTTACGCGCTGGGCGAGCTTTACGTCGGGATGGGAAATTGGGATTTAGCCGAGGTCGAGTATTCGAGAGCCTTGGCGCAAGAACTTGATAATCCGCAAATCTACGACCGCAGGGCGCGCTGTCGTATGGCGGCCGACCGTCTGACCGATGCGCTCGAGGATTGCAATCGCGGTCTGTCGCTCGATCCGAACAATGCCAGACTGACATGGTTAAGGGGATTAATCCAATATCGGTTAGACGATCATGAAGCGGCTTTGATCGATTCGTTAACCTATGCCAAGTTGTTGCCGGACGACTCTCAAGGGCATTTTAACCTGGGGTTGATCTATAATCATCTCGACCGGCATGACGACGCTATCGACTCCTTCACGAAAGTGATCGAACTGAATCCGTTCGAAGCGCAAGCTTATTTGCAAAGAGCTTCTATATGGTATCATCATTCCTTCGACCGTCTGCGCGCGACGGATGATCTTGCTCAGTGGTTGCTATATGCCGGCGGGGAGAAGTCGCAAGGGGATCGATTTGCTCTGTTGAACGAACTTCGAGGGTTCGACGACGAGATGCGGGAAAGGGCGAAGGAGCAATTTCTGCTCATTTACGGAAACAGCCGATATCTGTCCTAA
- a CDS encoding AHH domain-containing protein produces MTGIEKPAGWHAHHIVAFNHSNEFADIHLDKKYQIDFNSSANGVYLPKMPGQSKVVIDGQTLATHNVEHTNEYFRYVYNAIKAGEITGKDGILKAFEEFRNVLLKGKLSIGNL; encoded by the coding sequence ATGACGGGAATTGAAAAGCCGGCTGGTTGGCATGCACATCATATTGTTGCTTTCAACCATTCAAATGAGTTTGCTGACATTCATCTTGATAAAAAGTACCAGATAGATTTTAATTCTTCTGCAAATGGTGTTTATCTACCTAAAATGCCTGGACAATCTAAAGTAGTTATCGATGGCCAAACTCTTGCAACGCACAATGTAGAACATACTAATGAGTACTTTAGATATGTCTACAATGCAATCAAAGCTGGGGAAATAACAGGCAAAGATGGAATACTTAAGGCTTTTGAGGAATTTAGAAATGTTCTATTGAAAGGTAAACTTTCCATTGGAAACCTTTAA
- a CDS encoding sigma factor — translation MQIEQLYPMYREDLFKLAYRMLGTVAEAEDVVQDIFVTLHQLEYHHGD, via the coding sequence ATGCAAATCGAACAATTATATCCGATGTATCGAGAGGATTTATTTAAGCTTGCTTACCGGATGTTAGGCACGGTAGCGGAAGCGGAAGATGTCGTCCAGGATATATTCGTCACTCTCCATCAACTGGAATATCATCATGGCGATTAA